A genomic region of Carassius carassius chromosome 13, fCarCar2.1, whole genome shotgun sequence contains the following coding sequences:
- the LOC132155782 gene encoding conserved oligomeric Golgi complex subunit 8-like: MAAVGVDVEDESILASIFKDSFPENWSANPDFAVYLSQLSSCGVEELNREPERLAEERAQILQLTRELAFTNYKTFIRTADCTQHIYTDFSTVENCLSKLLHKLPSFTERCRGFIKEAEEISVSRRMNSLTLNRHMEILEILEIPQLMDTCVRNGYYEEALELAAYVKRLEKKHSSLPVIQGIVHEVRLSAQLMLNQLLHQLRSNKQLPVCLRVIGYLRIMDVFTEAELRVKFLQARGSWLRSILGAIPDDDPYYHITKTIETFRVHLFDIITQYRAIFSDEDPLLPGGQALNESAIFHGWVVQQVAQFLETLDRDLQRGVGSRLDSLLGQCMYFGLSFSRVGADFRGQLAPIFQQVAMDTFRKAIQEAVDKFQEDMNLYTLTSLPSIPGSTIPPAVLSTQPGALQPPMNLLDFPPLACFLNNVLTAFNDLRLCCPIGLAQDVSRFVEEALIKVTKLILVFHRAEESAFSSRERELFVQFCSAFAEDMVPLLNRCLQVLFPPAQLALMLGIPPTQVYKYGSLGCIDVNTVLEPLEFVLPQKEPETSVLDLCTDLSSLTTAEADPSTVLKPVTLQEENPVSEHQEPVSASDPHQNISAEAVRTDLNDLSLETEMSFDEQDLTGPADLSTTDNNDEMLSK; encoded by the exons ATGGCTGCCGTAGGCGTAGACGTGGAAGATGAGAGTATCCTGGCCTCGATCTTCAAAGACAGCTTTCCGGAGAACTGGAGCGCGAATCCGGACTTCGCGGTGTATTTGTCGCAGCTGAGCTCGTGCGGTGTGGAGGAGTTGAACCGGGAGCCCGAGCGTCTGGCGGAGGAGCGGGCACAGATCCTGCAGCTGACCCGAGAACTGGCCTTCACCAACTACAAGACCTTCATCAGGACCGCGGACTGCACGCAGCACATCTACACCGACTTCAGCACGGTGGAGAACTGCCTCTCTAAACTACTGCACAAACTCCCCAGCTTCACCGAGAGATGCAG AGGTTTTATTAAGGAGGCAGAGGAGATCAGCGTCAGCAGGCGTATGAACAGCCTGACACTGAATCGACACATGGAGATCTTGGAGATTCTGGAGATCCCTCAGCTGATGGACACGTGTGTGCGTAACGGATACTATGAGGAGGCGCTGGAGCTTGCTGCTTACGTGAAGAGACTGGAGAAAAAACATTCATCACTTCCTGTCATTCAG ggAATTGTGCATGAGGTTCGACTGTCTGCTCAGCTCATGCTGAACCAACTTCTTCATCAGCTGCGTAGTAATAAACAGCTGCCGGTTTGCCTGCGCGTGATCGGATACTTGCGCATTATGGACGTTTTCACTGAAGCCGAGCTGCGCGTCAAGTTCCTGCAAGCCCGTGGAAGTTGGCTGCGATCTATTCTCGGTGCCATCCCAGATGATGACCCTTATTACCACATTACTAAAACCATCGAAACCTTCCGCGTGCATCTCTTCGACATCATCACCCAGTATCGCGCCATATTTTCAGACGAGGATCCGTTGCTGCCTGGTGGTCAGGCGTTGAACGAGAGCGCCATTTTTCACGGCTGGGTGGTACAGCAGGTGGCACAGTTTTTAGAGACCCTCGATCGGGACCTCCAGCGGGGCGTGGGAAGCCGCTTGGACTCTCTGCTCGGTCAGTGCATGTACTTCGGCCTTTCATTTAGCAGGGTCGGGGCGGATTTCCGTGGCCAACTCGCTCCCATATTTCAGCAGGTTGCCATGGACACATTCCGGAAGGCTATTCAGGAAGCGGTGGACAAGTTCCAAGAGGATATGAACTTGTACACGCTGACTTCTCTGCCATCGATACCTGGAAGCACCATTCCTCCAGCAGTCCTGAGCACCCAGCCTGGCGCACTGCAGCCCCCCATGAACCTGCTGGATTTCCCACCTCTAGCCTGCTTCCTCAATAACGTCCTGACAGCCTTCAATGACTTACGACTGTGCTGCCCTATCGGACTTGCACAAGATGTTAGCAGATTTGTTGAGGAAGCCCTTATTAAg GTGACCAAGCTGATCCTGGTTTTCCATCGAGCAGAGGAATCTGCTTTCAGTAGCCGTGAACGGGAGTTATTTGTTCAGTTCTGTAGTGCATTTGCTGAAGACATGGTGCCTTTATTGAACCGATGTTTACAAGTTCTCTTCCCTCCAGCCCAGCTTGCTCTCATGCTAG GCATCCCTCCAACCCAGGTTTATAAGTATGGTAGTCTTGGCTGCATCGATGTGAACACCGTCCTGGAGCCGCTGGAGTTTGTTCTGCCCCAGAAGGAGCCTGAGACCTCTGTCCTGGATCTCTGCACTGATCTGAGCAGCCTGACCACAGCTGAAGCAGATCCCTCGACTGTACTCAAACCTGTAACACTTCAAGAAGAAAACCCTGTCTCTGAACACCAAGAACCTGTGTCAGCATCTGATCCTCATCAGAACATTTCTGCTGAAGCAGTCCGTACAGATCTAAACGACCTGAGCCTAGAGACTGAAATGAGCTTTGATGAACAGGACTTGACAGGTCCAGCTGATTTGtccacaacagataataatgatgagATGTTATCGAAATAA